The following proteins come from a genomic window of Deltaproteobacteria bacterium:
- a CDS encoding GNAT family N-acetyltransferase yields the protein MNSRSSHPIPIRIGTQSFNLEDVRLEDEDAVLRLFVSAFGYTPHERWFSWKYAPGRGEAVGLWDEKGRLIAHYGGFARELRWKGVSVSAIQIGDVMVAPEVRGLSARKGPFYHVASHFLSSRAGVDRPYQITFGFPNERHIRLGVALGLYRDFGPIYQLRWRTDHHKLPFAWRWSFLPPDTKDWERDVTRAWKAMERDMGLFVLGVRDAEYLRHRFLSRPDREYIFLSIKRWPWGESKAICVMGLHGKQAELLDVIGPRRAMHLAVRAALSAAASSGTDVLTCWGTPAVFRVLQETGAESTVNAAFLALSRVTAIPEEDIEGSEWWLMGGDTDFL from the coding sequence TCCTCCGGCTTTTTGTCTCTGCCTTCGGCTACACACCCCACGAACGATGGTTTTCCTGGAAATACGCCCCAGGTCGAGGAGAGGCCGTCGGACTTTGGGATGAAAAGGGGCGGCTGATTGCCCATTACGGAGGATTCGCCCGCGAATTGAGATGGAAGGGGGTCTCCGTATCCGCCATACAGATCGGGGATGTGATGGTTGCGCCGGAGGTGCGCGGCCTGTCTGCCAGGAAAGGCCCCTTTTACCACGTCGCATCCCATTTCCTGTCAAGTCGTGCAGGGGTGGATCGTCCCTACCAGATCACCTTCGGATTCCCCAATGAACGGCACATACGGCTTGGCGTTGCCCTGGGGCTTTACCGTGATTTTGGTCCGATCTACCAGTTGCGCTGGCGAACAGACCACCACAAGCTTCCCTTTGCATGGCGCTGGTCCTTCCTCCCCCCGGATACGAAGGATTGGGAACGCGACGTCACCCGGGCATGGAAGGCCATGGAGAGGGACATGGGTCTTTTCGTGCTGGGTGTGAGGGATGCGGAATATCTCCGTCATCGTTTCCTTTCCCGTCCCGACCGCGAATACATATTCCTTTCGATCAAAAGATGGCCATGGGGGGAGAGCAAGGCGATCTGCGTGATGGGCCTACACGGAAAACAGGCGGAGCTGCTCGATGTCATCGGCCCGAGAAGGGCCATGCACCTCGCAGTTCGCGCGGCGCTTTCAGCTGCGGCCTCCTCCGGGACGGATGTCCTCACATGCTGGGGCACGCCGGCCGTTTTCAGGGTTTTACAGGAGACGGGCGCTGAAAGCACAGTTAATGCCGCTTTTCTTGCCTTGTCGCGTGTCACTGCGATCCCGGAGGAAGACATCGAGGGATCAGAGTGGTGGCTGATGGGTGGAGATACGGATTTCCTGTAA